The Cherax quadricarinatus isolate ZL_2023a chromosome 44, ASM3850222v1, whole genome shotgun sequence region tcctcATGATTCACTCACACCTCGTCGTATTAACACTCTACTATTCGAGGAAAGTAATAGAGATCATGAGTTTAGTGGATCTGACACCAATGGGGCCAGTAatattcaaggaattagtgaaaatatcaacgataacccagatgacccccagcccatcacctctggggtagcGACACCTGTCCtagggccaagcacctctggggtagccagtgtggacacatcagaccctaggccaagcacttctggggtggccagtgtggccacagaagaccctgggccaagcacctctggagtggcaagtgttacccataggcaactttgcaagaggaaactatcattttcccggtgttttagtagtgatagtgaaagtgatgtaagtgatgatgagattgattttatgccaattgaggattcgtctagtgatagtgacgttcattattcaccagtgaaacGTACTTTTAGGCATCGTTAtctacgttcaggcagtgtgccatatgcaatccccaaaagtcgtggcaggtcacgatccaaaaccccggccactgatagtgaaagtgatcacaAAGGGGAGTATgtggggatggaggaagtagtggtgggtggcatggtgcctggaccacatggcgcagtgggtggacagacaaaggaccgcccggcaccccctcaaccatgtgctgcctccactcctctccctcctcctcctgcctcccctcgtcccatgccacaggtccaccctgcacgATGTGATCGTGAAtggaactggacacaaagtatattcatgccacagccttgtgattttgatgctagtggaagtggtatccagccagaatgtcccataacgaatgagtctacagagttagactatttccagttgtactttgacgagcctataatgaacttgatagtgacTCAGACAAACATTTATTACCAATATGTCATGAATAACACAACAGAGGTTGGAGAATCATCACGGCTGCACAGGTGGaaagacacaacagtggctgaaatgtatttattcgttgccactgtcatgcttatgccacatatctataagaacaatatacgtAATTAGTGGTCtacagaccacttcatcagtactccagttttccgtgacctccttccctgcaacagattcactctgttgctatgaATGTTGCACTTCGCAGACAGAAATACGCCAGacagaaatgaccttctatacaaaatccgggaagtgtttatgtatttgaagcagaaattcagtgtatacttttatcccttcaagaacattgttgttgatgagtccttgattctgttcaagggacgcctgtcattcaagcaatatataccgagcaaacataatcgctttggtataaaactttttgttatgtgtgactgtgagagtggtcttCTTGTGTTGGATGTAATTGTATACACAGGGAAAAACACACCCGATGATGGCAGAAGGATGTTGGGCATTTCCAGTGATGTTGTTCGcaggatgatggaaccataccttggcaagggccatacattgtacatagacaactggtatacaagccctatgcttgctgatttcctacgtgtgaacaatactgatatatgtggaacagtgagaaggaataggaaacatatgccaaggttcactggaggcagtgttgaaaGTGAAGTGCAAGCGTttcatgctaatgacatcatggcactgacgtggcatgacaaacgagacgtGACATTGctatcaaccatccacagaaacgagatggtacaaaCAGACAGACTGAGCAAGTTCAACAACGAACCTATTGTGAAGCCACTTGCTGTCGTGGACTATACAAACAACATGCAactagttgacaagtgtgacatgatgatagggtttgttgactgtgtgcgtaggagtcgcaagtggtatataaaactgttttttcaccttgtagacattgcagtgctcaatgcattcaatatgtaCGAAGTAAAGACTGGAAAACGACAACGTTTTGCAGATTTCTCTCTGAATCTTGTCAAACAGATAGcaagaaagtatggtaccacacctgtaccttccCCTCAACAGCAACCTGTCACACCACAACCTGTCCCccaaccacagccagtgggggaagtgccagaccgaatcactcctaactgtcactatctggtaccaataccacctacccaaaagaagaagaatgcccagaaaaagtgtactgtgtgtgctaccaccaaaaaacgaccccaacagcggaaggacacacgattcatgtgtcaccagtgtggggtggcactctgtatgaatccatgcttcatggagtatcatacaattgtggagttctagaaacataagtgggacatgtaaatacttgtatatagttgtagataataatgtgtgattcagccaggtgtgcaaaatcacgtgtcagtgtgtacatgtgtgtttatgacAATATGATAAAAATTTTGTATGTAATATTGGCGTATAAACAAAAATTGGCATTGATATCAAATGACTTACTATGAAGCATAATTATCATatcatgaaaaccaagaaaattaaaaaaaaaatggaagaaaacggtAAATATGTTGAATTTCTGCAAGCAgaagtgctccatgttgccgtcaggtgatcgccaagtgccAACTTCGCAGCCTCAtacctcggtaagtactgaccctaaatttttttctaatgctaaaacacttaaaaaaaaagtgctctttttttctatataattttttttttttttcaaaatattcagggcgctgcgcgagtgaacgtatatatacgtttggaccgtttaagggttaagtgaggagagggtgtataatcatttatctctctcgactgcattctagggagtacaggttaagGAACTTTAAGCATTCTCAGTAAGTGAGATGTTTTATCactgttatgtgtgccgtgaaggttctctgtacattttctaggtcagcaatttcacctgccttgaaaggtgctgttagtgtacagcaatattccagtctagacagaaaaagcgacctgaagagtctCATCATAGACTTGGCAtctctggttttgaaggttctcattatccatcctgtcatttttttagcagatgcaattgataccatgttatggtccttgaaggcgagatcctctgacattatcattcccaagtcttttacactagtttttcactctattgtgtagttggaatttgttttatactccaatacagttttaatttcctcacgttttccatatcggagtaattaaaatttctcatcaTGACCTTcatgttttctgcggcccatttaaagatttggttgatgtccgcctagagtcttgcagtgtcttcaatggaggacactgtcatgcaaattcaggtgtcatctgcaaaggaagacacgatgctatggcttacatccctgtctatgtcagatataaggatgaggaacaggatgggagcgagtactgtgccttgtggaatagaacTTTTCACTGCTTCAAGTGTGATGCCTATGTGTTCTGTTACAGTTTTCCAGACATGTCTTGGGTCAACATAAGAGTTTAGAGCTTTGAAAATATGGAGTAAGCAGTAGAAAGTATATATGGCATTAATATTTAGGTAGGATTCTGAATTTAACTAAGGACACACCTGTGATATGTTGCCTAAAATTTATTAAGTTGATTCAGGTACAGTAGGGTCCTGTTGTACGGCATTTCGCCTTGTGGCATTctactaatacggacatttcaaattataaccaaaactcactatacggctccccccacctgacttttcAATATGGTCActgcgccccacccggtttgtttacattctctgtgagctccgTGAGCACTGCATCTCTTccttatgtctggaaactttccaaaatttcaagcgttttagttatttcatatttatatatactcttgacaattatacttatgtgtacttgtacctaaataaacttatgcaCTGTGCTAGCGTGCAGGtatacattaaaatcactaagagtgtcgtattagtcttgaggatgccatattaataatgataataataggatagatgggctaatgagagcataggaaatggggtcgaagaggtatggggtaagtttaaaaatgtagtgttagagtgttcagcagaagtttgtggttacaggaaagtgggtgcaggagggaagaggagcgattggtggaatgatgatgtaaagagagtagtaagggagaaaaagttagcatatgagaagtttttatgaagtagaagtgatgcaaggagggaagagtatatggagaaaaagaaagaggttaagagagtggtgaagcaatgtaaaaagagagcaaatgagagtgggtgagatgttatcaacaaattttgttgaaaataagaaaaagttttggagtgagattaacaagttaagaaagcctagagaacaaatggatttgtcagttaaaaataggagaggagagttattaaatggagagttagaggtattgggaagatggagggaatattttgaggaattgttaaatgttgatgaagatagggaagctgtgatttcgtgtataaggcaaggaggaataacatcttgtaggagtgaggaagagccagttgtgagtgtgggggaagttcgtgaggcagtaggtaaaatgaaagggggtaaggcagccgggattgatgggataaagatagaaatgttaaaagcaggtggggatatagttttggagtggttggtgcaattatttaataaatgtatggaagagggtaaggtacctagggattggcagagagcatgcatagttcctttgtataaaggcaaaggggataaaagagagtgcaaaaattatagggggataagtctgttgagcatacctggtaaagtgtatggtagagttataattgaaagaattaagagtaagacggggaataggatagcagatgaacaaggaggctttaggaaaggtagggggtgtgtggaccaggtgtttacagtgaaacatataagtgaacagtatttagataaggctaaagaggtctttgtggcatttatggatttggaaaaggcgtatgacagggtggataggggggtaatgtggcagatgttgcaagtgtatggtgtaggaggtaggttactgaaagcagtgaaaagtttttacgaggatagtgaggctcaagttagagtatgtaggaaagagggaaattttttcccagtaaaagtaggccttagacaaggatgtgtgatgtcaccgtggttgtttaatatatttatagatggggttgtaagagaagtaaatgcgagggtcttggcaagaggcgtggagttaaaagataaagaatcacacacaaagtgggagttgtcacagctgctctttgctgatgacactgtgctcttgggagattctgaagagaagttgcagagattggtggatgaatttggtagggtgtgcaaaagaagaaaattaaagatgaatacaggaaagagtaaggttatgaggataacaaaaagattaggtgatgaaagattgaatatcagattggagggagagagtatggaggaggtgaacgcattcagatatttgggagtggacgtgtcagcggatgggtctatgaaagatgaggtgaatcatagaattgatgagggaaaaagagtgagtggtgcacttaggagtctgtggagacaaagaactttgtccttggaggcaaagaagggaatgtatgagagtatagttttaccaacgctcttatatgggtgtgaagcgtgggtgatgaatgttgcatcgaggagaaggctggaggcagtggagatgtcatgtctgagggcaatgtgtggtgtgaatataatgcagagaattcgtagtttggaagttaggaggaggtgcgggattaccaaaactgttgtccacagggctgaggaagggttgttgaggtggttcggacatgtagagagaatggagcgaaacagaatgacgtcaagagtgtatcagtctgtagtggaaggaaggcggggtaggggtcggcctaggaaaggttggagggagggggtaaaggaggttttgtgtgcgaggggcttggacttccagcaggtatgcgtgagcatgtttgataggagtgaatggagacaaatggtttttaatacttgacgtgctgttggagtgtgagcaaagtaacatttatgaagggattcagggaaaccggcaggccggacttgagtcctggagatgggaagtacagtgcctgcactctgaaggaggggtgttaatgttgcagtttaaaaactgtagtgtaaagcacccttctggcaagacagtgatggagtgaatgatggtgaaagtttttcttttttgggccaccctgccttggtgggaatcggccagtgtgataataataaaataataataatatgcaataatAATCGCTCTGATgagcattaaatgtcgtatattatgttaatataaacattttcattaatccatctattatattttttcgaaattatataataaacatgctacgtaacatataaacatgatatatacaccccacagtagaataaattaacattaatgtaAGATGTTGTGGGTACGAACCAAAACCAGATGCATTCATCtgcttgtttacataactctgtgtctctcacctctctcaatTGCTTgttctcattcattcattcattcattctcattctctctctcactctctctctcactctctctctctccctctctcattctctctctctctcattctctctctctctctctctgtctcattctctctctctctctctcattctctctctctctctctctctctctctctctctctctctctctctctctctctctctctctctctctctctctctctctattttttttttttttttttttttttttttacacagggtttgacaaggttaaggatccctagctttattgacagctatttacaggttaaggattcctaactttattggcaagctaagagctgttacctacatcagctcatttgaaagcatttttttttgttatgagacatacaagtagggaacaggatgaagttggagccatctgtgggccagcattttcatttgatcaactgactttatctcgttgacatcattatgctgtacgaatgtgttccatactcgagtcatcctgggtatgtatgatctcagatggagtgatgttctggagaagggtacagccagagtgaagttgctgctttctgcccgtcttgtggcataaaagcttgtttcacgctgtcctcgaagtggatccaagtgtggtattttgacaatattggccttgtacataacagtaaggccacccacatccctcctatgttgaaggctctgctgaaatgacagatctatccaggatgggtccaggcgagagatgagacgtcttactctgttctctactctgtcaagcagtcgcagatgagaggggggggcaggcaaaccaagaaagtggagcatactcaaggtgtgagcgtacttgtgcctcgtacaggatcttgcaacccctactgtcaagcagatgcgagatacggcgaagtgctgtaagcttcctggctgccttgtttgcaagatttacaacatggttcttcatggttagtttggagtcaaatttcaccccaaggatatcaacttcttctccaggtgccaacatcgtcccattcatccttactactgcaccagcattaccatcatggtgcctagagacgatcatcatttgcgttttctcaggtgcaaatgttacttgccatctatttccccaagctgatatagctctcagctggtgattgatgtagcttagagcacctggcatttcttctcttggataagtgaatatcagtgtacagtcgtctgcatatgcatgtgattctgggatgagatgaagaaggtcgttgaagtagacattccataacagtggacccagcacacttccttgtggaacgcttgccccaataggatgccttgctgattccgttccattgaggactacacttagagatctaccatgaaggtaatcactgaggagacatagcgtagagcctgcaattcccagtgcttgaagttttgctaagaggccctggtgccacacccggtcgaaagtgccagcaatgtccagtgctaccacacagctgactttggattcatccagtgactggtgccacttagtggagaggtttaataatagatcagcagcagagtaacctttcctgaagccatattgactatcacaaagtagtgagtggtagtcaaaaaaatctgtcatttgtcttgagattattgtctcaaggatcttaccagtgattgataggagtgacactggtctgtagttgctgatttctgctctgctcttctttttgtgaacagggactacatttgcctctttccatggagagggccatttacactgtactaggcagtgctgaaagatgcgagttagaggtgctgctagctggtctgcacatcttctcaacaatcttgggctcaacttgtctgggcccacagccttttcttggtcaagtgatttaagaaggaaatgcacctcctcctgccttattgtcaccattgacagttttgacacagttcttgcagctagccaaggaaggtcccttgctggatcaggaacttgcattttggtagcaaagtgttcagcaaagaggtccgccttctcttgactactagtagaggtggtcccatcctgtctctCTTATTTgtttttaaggcaagtaatgagtgtagtaccgtatatgcattttatcgctctaggccGCTTTAAATGtcatggtataaataatatcagtgtgggtggggtggcctggccaggctggctaccatacctcccacacatgacttcctacattaagactacaaatattttaaggtaagtaatgaatgtactgtatatgcattttatcgctctgaggcactttaaatgtcgtagtatattacgtgtgggtggggcaGCCTGgttggctaccatacctcccatgCCTGACTTCCTAcagataaatactactcacctcacaccctacattaagactacaaatagtttaaccctttgattgtttcggccgtatatatacgtcttacgagccagtgtttcggacgtatatatacttAATAAtcctagtggcttcaaatcaatcAGGAGAAAGCTGTTAGGCCCatgtatgagagaatgggtctgtgtggtcagtgtgcactgcataaaaaaaatcctgcagcacgcagtgcataacgagaGAAAAAAACTCCggccatgtttttggattaaaacgccaactttgaggtgtattttcctatagtatttatggttgtattctcactttcttggtctcatttgatagaatgggaaacatattacagaaatagaggtgattttgattagtttcacgatgaaaacgaccttgtaattgagctcaaagaagcggaaatgttcgatttttcccagacatttttcttaacaaattacttagactacaacaaacattgtcctataaaaatgaaacagatcacaaacaaacggcttggttgcccatgggtaaccagcaccattctgaaatccattgataagaaacaccaatatgaaaagcaatatagacagggcttaatacacaaagttattcttaaacactattcatcagtcctcaccaaagtaataaagaaagccaaacaactatactactccagtagattcactgacacaagaggagatatgaaaaagacctggaaaacactctctcagattctagggacccacaaactgaaaaaaaacaagaatattgccctaactaaccCTAAcccaaacggaaaccaagcctgtgcacatactatgcacttggtatctgctggcatgggaaatctggaaaaacagatgggacatgcaactatgaccaccctagaaaatgtcatgcccatatgaaaacaggaaaatgcaaactcccttcctgtaagctttttcaccctgaaatgtgtacctcttcagtacaggaaagactgtgctataacttaaattgccaggcataccatctaaaggggacaaaaagatacaaaacatccaggccatgggaaaacctgggtagccacagccactcaagagggagaggttttttagtgccaggaaggaaaaaaaactggcaggaaatggcagaaatcgtacaccaaatccagtcattcctggagtggaaccacagtcgatggcctccactccaaaccaacagatacagatactaatgccggaaaaaaaatccccccccagtaccaacaataccaccagtccgataacattcttctttgcaaatatacagggtctaaagccagcaacaaacaacaaaatacctttcatccgtggactgcttgcagaggcaaaggcaatgttcgcggctttcactgagacccacataaaggatcacttggacaacgaaatatggatcccaggttacaacctatacagatgtgacagagtgaacaggcaaaaggggggggttggcctgtacattgcagagtcacttgtttgcacagaactgcttaatgcctcaaatgacgtagtggaagttttagcagtaaaggtcgagaaccaaaacctagtcattgtggtagtctacaagcctccggatgcaacatcccagcaattccaggaacagctgttaaaaattgaccactgtctggaaaatcttccagctcctgcacccaacatcttgctcctgggggatttcaacttaaggcacctaaaatggaggaatatagcaaataatattgttgcagtaataacaccaggaggcagctctgatgaaaactcacactcacacgagcttttaaatctctgcacaaaattcaatttaaaccagcaaataatagagcctactagactggagaatacactagacctcatcttcactaacaatgatgatctgataagaaatgtcaccatatcaaaaacaatatactcagatcacaacataattgaggttcagacatgtatgcgtggagccccagaccgacaaaatgagactagtcacgagggagcattcaccaaattcaacttcaataacaaaaacataaagtgggaccaagtaaaccaagtc contains the following coding sequences:
- the LOC138853941 gene encoding piggyBac transposable element-derived protein 4-like; this translates as MAHPHDSLTPRRINTLLFEESNRDHEFSGSDTNGASNIQGISENINDNPDDPQPITSGVATPVLGPSTSGVASVDTSDPRPSTSGVANRNTPDRNDLLYKIREVFMYLKQKFSVYFYPFKNIVVDESLILFKGRLSFKQYIPSKHNRFGIKLFVMCDCESGLLVLDVIVYTGKNTPDDGRRMLGISSDVVRRMMEPYLGKGHTLYIDNWYTSPMLADFLRVNNTDICGTVRRNRKHMPRFTGGSVESEVQAFHANDIMALTWHDKRDVTLLSTIHRNEMVQTDRLSKFNNEPIVKPLAVVDYTNNMQLVDKCDMMIGFVDCVRRSRKWYIKLFFHLVDIAVLNAFNMYEVKTGKRQRFADFSLNLVKQIARKYGTTPVPSPQQQPVTPQPVPQPQPVGEVPDRITPNCHYLVPIPPTQKKKKSAPCCRQVIAKCQLRSLIPRFPDMSWVNIRV